A single region of the Sulfurospirillum arsenophilum NBRC 109478 genome encodes:
- a CDS encoding energy-coupling factor ABC transporter ATP-binding protein yields MSTLMYELKHLRTLYGEKPVLDIQSLHVNEGEILGLVGSNGSGKSTLLRHLAFLEAAQSGTLNYRGFDAASIPLHVKREIGILLPEPYLLKRSVRENLMFGLNIRGELENADKRVHEALELVGLLPKKFLHRAWHELSSGETQRVALASRLVLRPKMLLLDEPTNSLDYSGVPQFTDAILHANREWGTTIVIASHDLLWLSEIATRKVGLHFGRLMDFSTTNLIVGKWRESGDERFFDFDETQSMSLPKSYRIGEKRGVAINPRDISIGVEPFTCKEDAVCLTGVIRDVLHVTKTNEISLKIVIGNHVLECVESFEYFERYHFYPSQNVYVNFAKSAIKVPSKEM; encoded by the coding sequence ATGAGCACCTTAATGTATGAACTTAAACATTTGCGAACATTGTATGGTGAAAAACCTGTTTTAGACATCCAATCCCTTCACGTCAATGAAGGTGAAATTTTAGGACTAGTAGGCTCAAACGGCAGTGGGAAAAGCACACTTCTACGCCACCTCGCTTTTTTGGAAGCGGCACAAAGTGGAACGCTTAACTACCGAGGGTTTGATGCAGCTTCTATCCCTTTACATGTAAAACGTGAAATAGGCATCTTACTACCAGAACCGTACTTGTTAAAACGAAGCGTTCGGGAAAATCTCATGTTTGGATTGAACATTCGAGGTGAGCTTGAAAATGCCGATAAACGCGTCCATGAAGCGTTGGAATTGGTCGGACTTTTGCCTAAAAAATTTCTGCATCGCGCGTGGCATGAACTCTCCAGCGGGGAGACTCAACGCGTGGCACTGGCTTCCAGACTCGTCCTTCGTCCTAAAATGCTTTTGTTGGATGAACCAACCAATAGCCTCGATTACAGTGGTGTTCCGCAATTTACCGATGCCATTTTACATGCGAACCGTGAGTGGGGAACCACCATCGTCATCGCCAGTCACGACCTTTTATGGCTCTCTGAAATTGCCACACGCAAAGTCGGGCTTCACTTTGGACGTTTGATGGATTTTTCAACAACCAATTTGATTGTCGGTAAGTGGCGTGAAAGTGGCGATGAACGCTTTTTTGACTTCGATGAAACCCAAAGTATGTCACTTCCAAAGAGCTATCGCATCGGTGAAAAACGAGGTGTGGCGATCAACCCACGCGACATTTCAATCGGGGTTGAACCGTTTACATGTAAAGAAGATGCAGTCTGTTTAACGGGCGTCATTCGCGACGTTTTACATGTAACCAAAACCAATGAAATTTCACTCAAAATTGTCATAGGCAATCATGTGCTAGAGTGCGTCGAAAGCTTTGAATACTTCGAGCGTTACCACTTTTACCCTTCCCAAAATGTCTATGTAAACTTCGCCAAATCAGCGATAAAAGTGCCGTCCAAAGAGATGTAA
- a CDS encoding KAP family P-loop NTPase fold protein, translated as MIEKYKREPEEDLLDRTESIKNLSSLVMSTKESLVMSINADWGAGKTTFVKLWQKHLITQGVHSIYFSAWEDDFSKEPLISILGEINSYINQHFGKKDKDTTDKLDAVKNMGGKILRRGLPAALKGLTGGVLDFEKSIEDAIGAMAEQTAKELIERYSQEKEITQKFREAIKTLLEKIDKDKPFVIFIDELDRCRPLYAIELLERVKHVFGIGGLIFVLSIDKTQLAESIKSQYGNIDTNNYLRRFIDLEYTLQNPSVDKFCEALYRKYEFIAKLKDKHVTKQSGTDINELAMLKYLVKSLHLSLREIEHIFIQIDIFFKTMEDGFPEVYFRVFVFFATLKIKNSQLYFDFISKKLSTDEVEKIVLVKDSQKTEVNPIEVMIEAILKATKLSEEEYWQLVKVEELSLDSFKDTRSIEYRGKGLLINIFKHENNELNRIIDGAIKKLEFIDQFHLSS; from the coding sequence ATGATAGAAAAATATAAACGTGAACCAGAAGAAGATTTGCTTGATAGAACAGAGTCTATTAAAAATCTTTCTAGTTTAGTGATGTCAACCAAAGAGTCTTTAGTGATGAGTATTAACGCAGATTGGGGTGCAGGTAAAACAACCTTTGTGAAACTATGGCAAAAGCATTTAATAACTCAAGGTGTTCATAGTATCTATTTTAGCGCATGGGAAGATGATTTTTCAAAAGAGCCATTGATCTCTATTTTGGGAGAAATCAATAGTTATATCAACCAGCATTTTGGAAAAAAAGATAAAGATACGACAGATAAATTAGACGCTGTTAAGAATATGGGTGGCAAGATCCTAAGACGTGGCTTACCTGCGGCACTTAAAGGTTTGACAGGTGGTGTACTTGACTTTGAAAAAAGTATTGAAGATGCTATTGGTGCGATGGCAGAGCAAACAGCAAAAGAGCTTATAGAGCGCTATTCACAAGAAAAAGAGATAACACAAAAGTTCAGAGAAGCGATTAAAACGCTTTTAGAAAAGATAGACAAAGACAAACCTTTTGTTATTTTCATTGATGAACTTGATCGTTGTCGCCCTTTATATGCTATTGAATTATTGGAGCGGGTCAAACATGTTTTTGGCATTGGGGGTTTAATCTTTGTTCTTTCTATTGATAAAACGCAACTGGCAGAGTCTATCAAATCCCAATATGGTAATATCGATACTAACAATTACTTAAGGCGATTTATTGATCTTGAATACACACTGCAAAATCCAAGTGTTGATAAGTTTTGTGAGGCATTGTATAGAAAGTATGAGTTTATTGCTAAACTAAAAGATAAACATGTTACTAAACAATCTGGCACAGATATTAATGAACTAGCAATGCTAAAATACTTAGTAAAAAGCCTTCATTTATCGCTTCGTGAAATTGAACATATTTTTATACAAATTGATATTTTTTTCAAAACAATGGAAGATGGTTTCCCTGAAGTCTATTTTAGGGTTTTTGTTTTCTTCGCAACTTTAAAGATAAAAAATTCTCAGCTGTATTTTGATTTTATTTCTAAAAAATTATCGACTGATGAAGTGGAAAAAATTGTCTTAGTCAAAGATAGTCAAAAGACAGAAGTCAATCCAATTGAAGTTATGATAGAAGCTATTTTAAAAGCGACTAAATTAAGTGAAGAAGAGTATTGGCAATTAGTTAAAGTAGAGGAATTAAGTTTAGACTCATTTAAAGATACACGAAGTATAGAATACCGTGGCAAGGGGTTACTTATCAATATTTTTAAGCATGAAAATAATGAATTGAATAGAATTATTGACGGAGCCATCAAAAAATTAGAATTTATAGACCAATTTCATTTGTCTTCATAG
- a CDS encoding diguanylate cyclase domain-containing protein encodes MKQFLEAKRRITRYFLAGFMMVGLIIGLIFWTLTSLRQEAIQTHRHIANLHASTLEEHFSQILQHISLTIDRIPLLSNETPSEEVLSPVFLDLLHNAPYLRSLSLLNDEGVIVASSYAANIGKKVDLENFLPIPFGETPLLRIGVPWAGRDFENARSSTPQMPITSQQVSFIPLLKKVFFEKRLYYVIANINPDYLNNRYTTILPTQQGIASLWRIDGILLFSTDPQKDLGNSHYSAAHPARNEDFFAHINQQHAHSLLDVFRLAKFLPFIVEIQTNEANVIGYWDKERSKVLGITTLLIVLSGGLALVLIVRYYKENERQRTQLTYEKQFRVAMEATQTGLWTWNITIDRITWDPQCYYILGYSPNAFEPSWEKIVELTHPDDSKNMLLSIREQIMAHASFLIERRMKNAQNEWIWIQVRGKAIEFSNEHEPLLLTGVYINIDTQKKAEALHLSAVAFETQEAILITDAKERVVKVNEAFTRITGYSDHEIIGKTPRILKSGYHDKAFYELMWKALLEQGFWQGELWNRRKNGEIYAESLTITTIRDDKGKTTHFIANFNDITTHKVAQQQIQELAYYDPLTHLANRRLLEETLVETLQQSIEKKHFGALLFIDLDHFKELNDTFGHDAGDMLLLQTASRLKESIRESDLAARLGGDEFIVLLKNLGTQEGIAHHLAQSIAQKILSLLCKPYALAHGNYILGASIGFTLFSDDAHKDGATLIKEADLAMYNAKENGRNQICFYDVLLEKKSLHVKGNT; translated from the coding sequence ATGAAACAATTCCTTGAAGCAAAGCGAAGAATAACACGGTATTTTTTAGCAGGCTTTATGATGGTTGGGCTGATTATCGGGCTTATTTTTTGGACGCTAACCAGTTTGCGCCAAGAAGCCATCCAAACGCATCGGCATATCGCCAATCTTCATGCGAGCACACTTGAAGAGCATTTTTCCCAAATCCTCCAGCATATTAGCCTGACGATAGATCGTATTCCTCTCTTAAGTAATGAGACGCCTTCCGAAGAGGTTCTCTCGCCTGTTTTTTTAGATCTTTTGCATAATGCGCCTTATCTGCGCTCCTTGTCACTCTTAAATGATGAAGGGGTGATTGTAGCGAGCTCCTATGCAGCGAACATTGGAAAGAAGGTCGATCTGGAAAACTTTTTACCTATTCCTTTTGGAGAAACTCCTTTGTTGCGCATTGGCGTACCTTGGGCGGGAAGAGACTTTGAGAATGCGCGTTCGAGTACGCCACAGATGCCCATCACTTCACAACAGGTTAGCTTTATACCTTTACTTAAAAAGGTTTTCTTTGAAAAAAGACTCTACTATGTGATTGCCAACATCAATCCTGACTATCTCAATAACCGCTATACGACGATTCTTCCTACCCAACAAGGCATCGCCTCTTTGTGGAGAATAGATGGTATTTTGCTTTTCTCCACCGATCCTCAAAAAGACCTTGGAAATTCGCACTATAGCGCTGCACATCCAGCGCGAAATGAAGACTTTTTTGCTCACATCAACCAGCAGCATGCGCATAGCCTCTTAGATGTCTTTCGATTGGCAAAATTTCTGCCTTTCATTGTTGAAATTCAAACCAATGAAGCCAATGTAATCGGTTATTGGGACAAAGAGCGTAGTAAAGTACTTGGCATTACAACGTTGTTGATTGTTCTCTCTGGGGGCTTAGCACTTGTGTTGATTGTGCGTTATTACAAAGAAAATGAACGTCAAAGAACCCAACTCACGTATGAGAAGCAGTTCCGTGTTGCCATGGAAGCAACCCAAACGGGACTTTGGACGTGGAATATTACCATCGATCGTATTACATGGGATCCTCAATGCTATTATATTCTAGGCTACTCGCCTAATGCCTTCGAGCCTTCGTGGGAGAAAATCGTTGAACTTACGCATCCTGATGACTCCAAAAATATGCTTTTATCGATTCGAGAGCAAATTATGGCGCATGCTAGTTTTTTGATCGAACGTCGAATGAAAAACGCTCAAAACGAGTGGATATGGATACAAGTGCGCGGTAAAGCGATCGAGTTTTCAAATGAACATGAGCCACTCCTGCTTACAGGTGTTTACATCAACATTGATACTCAAAAAAAAGCCGAAGCCTTGCATCTCTCCGCGGTTGCATTTGAAACACAAGAAGCTATTTTAATTACCGATGCCAAAGAGCGTGTTGTCAAAGTTAACGAAGCCTTTACACGCATAACGGGTTACAGTGACCATGAAATCATTGGGAAAACACCCCGTATTTTAAAATCAGGCTATCACGATAAAGCCTTTTATGAGCTCATGTGGAAAGCGCTTTTGGAACAAGGATTTTGGCAAGGTGAGCTTTGGAACAGACGTAAAAATGGCGAAATCTACGCAGAATCCCTCACCATTACAACCATTCGCGATGATAAAGGAAAAACCACCCATTTTATTGCTAATTTTAACGATATCACAACGCACAAAGTAGCGCAACAGCAGATTCAAGAGCTTGCCTACTACGATCCACTCACCCATCTTGCCAATCGTCGATTGCTTGAAGAGACCCTTGTGGAAACCTTACAACAAAGCATTGAGAAGAAGCATTTTGGAGCGCTCCTTTTTATCGACCTTGACCACTTTAAAGAACTCAATGACACCTTTGGGCACGATGCAGGCGATATGCTACTGCTTCAAACCGCTTCAAGACTCAAAGAGAGCATCAGGGAAAGTGATCTTGCCGCGCGCCTTGGAGGCGATGAGTTTATTGTTTTACTCAAAAATTTGGGCACGCAAGAGGGCATCGCACACCATCTTGCACAAAGCATTGCTCAAAAAATTCTCTCACTTTTGTGCAAACCTTACGCACTCGCGCATGGAAACTATATTTTAGGGGCAAGCATAGGCTTTACACTCTTTAGTGATGATGCACATAAAGATGGTGCTACCCTCATCAAAGAAGCCGATCTTGCCATGTATAACGCTAAAGAAAATGGACGCAATCAAATCTGTTTTTACGACGTATTACTTGAGAAAAAATCTTTACATGTAAAGGGAAATACATGA
- a CDS encoding substrate-binding periplasmic protein: MARTFLLFWIVSTLTSTLFADALFSILETKKIRVCIWPEYYGISYINPRTQELVGIDVDLAKEFAKDLGVSVEFKESSFATLIRDITTQNCDIAMFAIGQTNERKERLSLTTPHLASDVYAISSKSNKRIQVWEDIDKEGVVVAVAKGTYHVALMQKSLKKATLLVVDSLHAREQEVEAGRADVFMTDYPFGIRMIEERDWAKLIKPSTPFNITPYGWAIAQNEPALQEKVEVFIEAIKRDGRLLNAAKRHHLEPIVLSK, translated from the coding sequence ATGGCACGTACATTTTTGCTCTTTTGGATAGTTTCAACATTGACATCCACACTCTTTGCAGATGCCCTCTTCTCGATTCTTGAAACAAAAAAAATACGTGTTTGCATCTGGCCAGAATACTATGGTATCTCCTACATCAACCCTAGGACACAAGAACTTGTCGGCATTGATGTTGATTTAGCGAAAGAATTTGCTAAAGATCTAGGTGTCAGTGTTGAATTTAAAGAGAGCTCCTTTGCTACACTCATCCGTGATATCACCACACAAAACTGCGATATCGCTATGTTTGCCATCGGGCAGACAAATGAGCGCAAAGAGCGTCTGAGCCTTACAACACCTCATCTCGCAAGTGATGTCTATGCAATCTCTTCGAAAAGCAATAAACGCATTCAAGTTTGGGAAGACATTGACAAAGAAGGTGTTGTCGTTGCCGTCGCAAAAGGAACGTACCATGTTGCGCTGATGCAAAAGAGTCTAAAGAAAGCAACGTTGTTAGTTGTTGACTCTCTTCATGCACGCGAGCAAGAGGTTGAAGCGGGGCGCGCCGATGTTTTTATGACCGATTATCCTTTTGGAATACGTATGATCGAAGAGCGTGACTGGGCAAAACTGATTAAACCTAGCACACCGTTTAACATTACCCCTTATGGTTGGGCCATCGCCCAAAATGAGCCTGCGCTACAAGAAAAAGTCGAAGTGTTTATTGAGGCTATTAAACGCGATGGTAGGCTTTTAAATGCTGCTAAGCGTCATCACTTAGAGCCGATTGTTCTCTCAAAGTAA
- the yedF gene encoding sulfurtransferase-like selenium metabolism protein YedF, whose translation MKLDCSGLACPEPVLQTKKALETLPNDSVLEVIVSSLASKENVIRFAQNGGFDVRAQDLEEGKSLITIVKGFTCKTVVDAKDESFLDKTLFLKSDKVGEGELGAKLIVGFLKSTLELPKLPRRIVCVNQAVLLTTADESAPITEVLKAFEAKGVEIYSCGVCLEFFGVTDKLKVGKIGNAFGTIEMLFGGEGTISL comes from the coding sequence ATGAAATTAGATTGCAGTGGCTTGGCATGTCCAGAGCCTGTTTTACAAACCAAAAAAGCGTTGGAAACACTTCCAAATGACTCTGTATTAGAGGTTATTGTGAGTTCTTTGGCATCCAAAGAGAATGTGATTCGTTTTGCTCAAAACGGCGGATTTGACGTACGTGCACAAGATTTAGAAGAAGGCAAAAGCCTCATCACTATTGTCAAAGGCTTTACATGTAAAACCGTTGTTGATGCTAAAGATGAGTCGTTTTTAGATAAAACCTTGTTTCTAAAAAGCGATAAAGTGGGCGAGGGCGAACTGGGTGCAAAACTCATTGTTGGCTTCTTGAAATCAACTTTAGAGCTTCCAAAATTGCCTCGTCGCATTGTGTGTGTAAACCAAGCGGTTTTACTGACCACTGCAGATGAGAGTGCGCCGATTACCGAAGTGCTCAAAGCGTTTGAAGCCAAAGGCGTTGAAATCTACTCATGCGGCGTCTGTTTAGAGTTTTTTGGCGTAACAGATAAGCTCAAAGTGGGCAAAATCGGTAATGCTTTTGGAACGATTGAGATGCTTTTTGGTGGAGAAGGCACAATTAGTTTATAG
- the selD gene encoding selenide, water dikinase SelD — protein MNNEAKLTKYVKAAGCAAKLGPGDLTEALGGLSCTHENVLVGMDTSDDASVYYLDEERALVQTVDIITPVVDDPYVYGQIAAANSLSDVFAMGGEVATAMNIVGFDGCHHPRSVLKEILAGGQSKVQECGGIIIGGHTIEAPEMTYGMSVTGFVHPKKIYRNNTPRIGDVLILTKPLGMGILTTAIKADMLENSVIEKVASILATLNHKASQIMRKYDVSACTDVTGFGLFGHASEMSFNQVTIAFEMKNIPILDEARALADMGIIPAGAYNNKSYLSSKVHAKVPHKDEIILYDAQTSGGLLIAVSQDDAPKLLKHLLDEGLTYSSIIAEILPLGEKTLLYM, from the coding sequence ATGAACAACGAAGCAAAATTGACCAAATACGTCAAAGCTGCTGGTTGCGCTGCCAAGCTGGGTCCGGGAGACCTCACAGAAGCATTGGGAGGGCTTTCCTGCACGCATGAGAACGTTTTAGTCGGCATGGATACCAGTGACGATGCCAGTGTTTATTATCTTGATGAAGAACGCGCCCTCGTCCAAACGGTCGACATCATCACTCCTGTGGTCGATGACCCGTATGTGTATGGTCAGATTGCAGCGGCAAATTCGCTCAGTGATGTTTTTGCCATGGGTGGCGAGGTTGCTACGGCGATGAACATCGTAGGCTTTGATGGGTGTCATCATCCTCGTTCTGTGCTTAAAGAGATACTCGCAGGTGGACAAAGCAAGGTTCAAGAGTGCGGTGGTATCATCATCGGTGGGCACACCATTGAAGCACCTGAAATGACCTATGGTATGAGTGTGACAGGGTTTGTGCATCCAAAGAAAATTTACCGTAACAACACCCCTCGCATTGGCGACGTGCTGATTCTTACCAAGCCTCTTGGTATGGGTATTTTAACGACTGCCATTAAAGCAGATATGCTGGAAAATTCTGTGATTGAAAAAGTAGCTTCCATTCTCGCGACACTCAATCATAAAGCATCTCAAATTATGCGAAAGTACGATGTGAGTGCGTGTACGGATGTGACAGGTTTTGGACTCTTTGGGCATGCCTCTGAGATGAGTTTTAATCAAGTGACCATTGCATTTGAGATGAAAAATATCCCTATTTTAGACGAAGCTAGAGCATTGGCAGACATGGGCATTATTCCCGCAGGGGCATATAACAATAAAAGCTATTTGAGCTCTAAAGTACACGCCAAAGTGCCTCACAAAGATGAGATTATCTTGTACGATGCGCAAACTTCGGGTGGACTTTTGATCGCGGTGTCACAAGATGATGCCCCAAAACTCTTAAAACATCTTCTTGATGAAGGGTTAACGTACAGTTCGATTATCGCAGAAATTCTTCCTCTTGGCGAAAAAACACTGCTTTACATGTAA
- a CDS encoding MotA/TolQ/ExbB proton channel family protein yields the protein MEYLKFAIDYGIMGLLFLMSILSLGLFIERIFFYKALTLSRYKTKKSLEIALSDHLTTIATITSNAPYIGLLGTVLAIMLTFMGMSEQGIEASKIMSSLALALKTTAMGLIVAILSMVFNNILVRYSERFLAVFDEEV from the coding sequence ATGGAATATTTAAAATTTGCGATTGATTATGGCATTATGGGGTTACTTTTTCTGATGAGCATCCTCTCTTTAGGACTTTTTATAGAGCGTATTTTTTTCTACAAAGCGCTTACTCTCTCACGCTATAAAACCAAAAAATCACTTGAAATTGCACTCAGCGATCACCTCACAACCATTGCAACCATAACATCAAATGCTCCCTACATCGGGCTTTTAGGCACCGTTCTTGCCATTATGTTGACCTTTATGGGTATGTCAGAGCAGGGCATTGAAGCTTCTAAGATTATGAGCTCTTTAGCGCTTGCGCTTAAAACGACAGCGATGGGACTGATTGTAGCCATTCTTTCCATGGTGTTTAACAATATTTTAGTACGTTACTCTGAACGATTTTTGGCAGTGTTTGATGAAGAAGTTTGA
- a CDS encoding ExbD/TolR family protein, with protein MKKFDSINVIPFVDILLVLLAIVLMTSTFIAKGIIPIDLPKSASGQKMESQNVVITIYDDGKLFFEKEPITLERFGEHLETLSPETYFSINCDKKAPFEFFVGVLEALNVRHFRNIDIVTEK; from the coding sequence ATGAAGAAGTTTGATAGCATCAATGTTATCCCTTTTGTCGATATTTTGCTCGTGTTACTTGCCATTGTGCTCATGACATCGACTTTTATTGCGAAGGGAATTATTCCTATTGATTTGCCCAAATCTGCTTCTGGGCAAAAGATGGAATCTCAAAATGTAGTCATTACCATTTATGACGATGGAAAACTCTTTTTTGAAAAAGAGCCTATAACTTTAGAGCGTTTTGGTGAGCATTTAGAAACGCTAAGCCCAGAGACGTATTTTTCCATCAACTGTGATAAAAAAGCACCTTTTGAATTTTTTGTAGGTGTCCTTGAAGCACTTAATGTGCGTCATTTTCGCAATATTGATATTGTTACGGAAAAATGA
- a CDS encoding TonB family protein, which produces MKRTSLALLTSLGLHAFLMVAVYGWMDEKPASKSESISFRMNSVSIYKKEQNPINEMANQESSVTPQNEIKPQKIPSKKREKISSKTVPSVDETNIISESNATSLTENVSPKPNTTVSFEPESTKQTYVELYGNEIRALIEKYKEYPELARKRSLGDTVEVSFILTPSGEIEALQAPSKYKILSNSAVETLHKAKVFFPLPSENVTIKIPIIYLIK; this is translated from the coding sequence ATGAAGCGAACCTCTTTAGCGTTACTGACTTCTTTGGGACTGCATGCTTTTTTGATGGTTGCAGTTTACGGTTGGATGGATGAGAAGCCAGCATCCAAAAGTGAGTCTATTTCGTTTCGGATGAACAGCGTGAGCATTTATAAAAAAGAGCAAAATCCGATAAATGAAATGGCAAACCAAGAGTCTAGTGTAACTCCACAGAATGAAATCAAGCCGCAAAAAATACCTTCCAAAAAGAGAGAAAAAATAAGCTCTAAAACAGTTCCTTCTGTTGATGAAACAAACATCATTTCTGAAAGTAATGCAACCTCTTTAACAGAAAATGTCTCTCCTAAACCCAATACAACAGTCTCGTTTGAGCCTGAATCTACGAAACAAACCTATGTAGAACTTTATGGAAATGAGATAAGAGCGTTAATTGAAAAGTACAAAGAGTACCCTGAACTTGCTCGTAAACGTTCCCTTGGCGATACGGTTGAGGTCAGTTTTATCCTAACACCAAGCGGTGAGATAGAAGCATTGCAAGCACCTTCCAAGTATAAAATTCTCTCCAACAGTGCCGTCGAGACACTCCATAAAGCCAAAGTGTTTTTCCCTCTTCCTTCTGAAAATGTGACGATTAAAATACCTATTATTTATCTCATAAAATAG
- a CDS encoding TonB-dependent receptor, which yields MKRVIGLSLVVSTILFAETAVLEPVTVVGETFSKEVKDISGEDLRSADLSDALSRQNSSITMIRGSGVANDILLRGQKRDNINILMDEAKVYGGCPNRMDPALSHIHSDNIENVKIVEGPYDVEHFGTLSGMVIAETKNPTKELSGDVNLNMGSYGYQKESASVSGGNDTLRVLMSASKEKSNQYQDGNGNTLSDQLNNAIAQGMGVAGNRYLSSDLKAYEKKTFMGKVFINPVDNQEIRLGYTLNRSDNVLYPSRGMDADYDDSDIFTFGYSIYNLSAYSKELNLEVYTSEVVHPMSNKNRVSGATNYSTAKMYTDMDGAKLKNVTNIGNGELTYGIDVSRRNWDGESYTTNVATGVESAHTSNLPDVDTTNRALFAKYITNLDNVNIQLGTRYDDTTVKAHGPLTSGLKDRNDYDALSAYAIATLRASDNVDYFLGFGKASRVPDAKELYRGTNPTANLDQTTNYETDLGFKTHFDGYGVNGKVFYSVLKDYIYYNSSKYVNIDAVIYGAELDAYYDLSDALTLDYGMTYLKGRKDDPISGQSDKDLADIVPLKANVGLRYHRAEHSIKTEMIAAKRWNNYDSDNGEQEISGYAVFNIKYNYKVTKNIDVTLGMDNIFDKNYAVSNTYRDISLLSGGGDVILINEPGRYLYANLRYTF from the coding sequence ATGAAAAGAGTCATTGGTCTTTCCTTGGTAGTTTCGACGATTTTATTTGCAGAAACAGCTGTTTTAGAACCTGTAACGGTTGTGGGTGAAACATTTTCTAAAGAAGTTAAAGATATTAGCGGTGAAGATCTCCGATCTGCTGATCTTTCCGATGCGCTTTCGCGTCAAAATTCTTCTATTACGATGATTCGTGGTAGTGGCGTTGCCAATGATATTCTCTTACGTGGGCAAAAAAGAGATAACATTAATATTTTGATGGATGAGGCGAAAGTTTATGGTGGTTGCCCTAATCGAATGGACCCTGCACTTTCGCATATTCATAGCGACAATATTGAAAATGTCAAAATTGTTGAAGGCCCTTACGACGTGGAGCATTTTGGAACACTCAGTGGTATGGTGATCGCTGAAACCAAAAATCCAACCAAAGAGCTCAGTGGTGATGTTAATCTCAATATGGGAAGTTATGGCTACCAAAAAGAATCCGCAAGTGTGAGTGGTGGAAATGATACTTTGCGTGTTTTGATGAGCGCTTCAAAAGAGAAGAGCAACCAGTACCAAGATGGCAATGGCAACACATTATCTGACCAACTGAACAATGCTATCGCCCAAGGTATGGGAGTAGCAGGCAATCGTTATCTTAGCAGTGATCTTAAAGCTTATGAGAAAAAAACGTTTATGGGTAAGGTCTTCATCAATCCTGTGGATAATCAAGAAATTCGCTTAGGGTATACACTCAATCGTAGCGATAATGTTTTGTATCCTTCTCGCGGTATGGATGCAGATTATGATGACAGCGATATTTTTACGTTTGGATACAGCATCTACAATCTTTCTGCCTACTCTAAAGAGTTGAATTTAGAAGTGTACACTTCCGAAGTTGTCCATCCTATGTCCAATAAAAATAGAGTCTCTGGTGCAACGAACTATTCGACGGCAAAGATGTACACCGATATGGATGGCGCAAAGCTTAAAAATGTTACCAATATTGGCAATGGTGAGTTGACGTATGGAATAGACGTTAGCAGACGTAATTGGGATGGCGAGAGCTATACTACCAATGTTGCAACAGGAGTAGAGAGTGCGCATACATCCAATTTACCCGATGTTGATACCACAAATCGTGCTTTATTTGCGAAATATATCACCAACCTTGACAATGTGAATATACAATTGGGAACACGTTATGATGACACCACGGTAAAAGCACACGGCCCTCTTACAAGTGGTCTTAAAGATCGAAATGATTATGATGCACTTTCTGCCTACGCTATTGCAACGCTGAGGGCAAGCGACAATGTCGATTATTTTCTAGGTTTTGGAAAAGCTTCACGTGTTCCAGATGCTAAAGAGCTTTACAGAGGAACCAATCCTACAGCCAATCTGGATCAAACAACAAACTACGAAACGGATCTTGGATTTAAAACGCATTTTGATGGTTATGGTGTAAATGGAAAAGTGTTTTACAGCGTCCTCAAAGATTACATCTATTATAACTCTTCAAAGTATGTCAATATTGATGCGGTGATTTATGGAGCAGAGCTGGATGCTTACTATGATCTAAGTGATGCCTTGACATTAGATTATGGGATGACGTATCTGAAGGGTAGAAAAGATGACCCCATTTCTGGACAAAGCGATAAAGACCTAGCTGACATTGTACCTCTTAAAGCTAATGTGGGATTGAGGTATCATAGGGCGGAACATAGCATTAAAACAGAGATGATTGCTGCTAAACGATGGAATAATTACGATAGTGACAATGGTGAGCAGGAAATTTCAGGCTATGCTGTTTTTAACATCAAATACAATTATAAAGTTACCAAAAATATTGATGTAACGCTGGGTATGGACAATATATTTGATAAAAACTACGCGGTATCAAATACGTACAGAGATATTTCTCTTCTCTCCGGTGGGGGTGATGTGATCTTGATTAACGAACCAGGTCGTTACCTCTACGCCAACCTTCGTTACACCTTCTAA